A window of Mucilaginibacter sp. PAMC 26640 contains these coding sequences:
- a CDS encoding isopentenyl-diphosphate delta-isomerase has product MKESVTIVNTSGGAIGTMDKLAAHRKGALHRAFSIFIFNSNGQLLLQQRAFDKYHSGGLWTNTCCSHPRSGEQTIQAAHRRLREEMGMECELSELFQFTYRHEFDDGLIEHEYDHVFMGISDQLPSPNPAEVADFKYMETDLLLFELFEQPDTYTAWFKICLEQVLEIYYQTV; this is encoded by the coding sequence TTGAAAGAGAGTGTAACGATTGTAAACACCAGTGGCGGGGCCATTGGTACAATGGATAAACTGGCAGCTCACAGAAAGGGCGCACTGCACCGTGCCTTTTCTATATTTATTTTTAACAGTAACGGACAATTGCTGTTACAGCAAAGGGCATTTGATAAATATCACTCTGGTGGATTATGGACAAATACCTGCTGTAGCCACCCCCGTTCGGGTGAGCAAACAATTCAAGCAGCTCATCGCAGGTTGCGGGAAGAGATGGGCATGGAGTGTGAGCTATCAGAATTGTTCCAATTTACTTATCGGCACGAATTTGATGACGGCCTTATTGAACACGAATACGACCATGTGTTTATGGGCATCAGCGATCAGCTTCCATCACCAAACCCCGCCGAAGTAGCCGATTTTAAATATATGGAAACAGACCTCTTGCTTTTTGAATTGTTCGAACAACCAGATACATACACCGCCTGGTTTAAAATTTGTCTTGAACAGGTTTTGGAAATATATTATCAAACTGTTTAA
- a CDS encoding biotin attachment protein: MVSESSKLLAQKVEEASALSRAGLLMENGPKLLGRIMLLLLLLFIIILLLPWRQTIAGRGTVTALRPEDRPQTVQNQIGGRIEKWSVREGQEVKKGDTILVLSETNQSYFNPELTDRLDDQLDAKRGSEVAAGQKISATDAQIASLTNGLRIQLSAAENKVKQAYNYVQIDSADLVATKNFYETSKSRLIRYEAGYKNGLFSLTDIETRRLKLQEDRAKVVSQENKLNNARQELLNSRIELDNIRAKYQQSLASAQGSRSSAVSDKAKIREEIAKLRNEMTNIDIRRGLYVVRAPQNGYVVKTLKAGIGENIKEGESIATLQPKSPLVAAEIYVDAMDVPLILDSSNVRLQFEGWPSVQFSGWPSVAVGTFAGKVSVIDRVSTGDKYRLLIRQDHPLPQNDEPWPIQLRQGSGVYGRVILRSVPVWYEIWRKLNGFPPSLEKEPTTSSANKK; this comes from the coding sequence ATGGTTAGTGAATCAAGTAAATTATTAGCACAAAAAGTTGAGGAGGCATCTGCCTTGTCGCGGGCCGGGCTATTGATGGAAAACGGTCCTAAACTGCTGGGGCGTATAATGTTATTATTGTTGTTGTTATTTATCATTATTTTACTGCTGCCGTGGCGCCAAACCATAGCTGGCCGTGGCACCGTAACTGCTTTAAGGCCCGAAGACAGGCCCCAAACCGTACAGAACCAGATAGGCGGGCGGATTGAAAAATGGTCTGTGCGCGAAGGGCAGGAGGTAAAAAAAGGCGATACAATTCTCGTGCTTTCTGAAACTAACCAATCTTATTTTAATCCCGAATTAACCGACAGGCTGGACGACCAGTTAGATGCCAAACGGGGTAGTGAAGTTGCTGCCGGGCAAAAAATTTCAGCAACCGATGCCCAGATAGCATCATTAACTAACGGTTTACGTATTCAGCTTTCTGCAGCAGAAAATAAGGTTAAGCAAGCATATAATTATGTTCAGATAGATAGTGCCGACCTGGTGGCAACCAAAAACTTTTACGAAACCAGTAAATCACGCTTGATAAGGTATGAGGCGGGTTACAAAAATGGTTTATTCTCGCTAACCGATATTGAAACCCGCAGGTTGAAACTGCAGGAAGACAGGGCAAAAGTAGTTAGCCAGGAGAATAAACTAAACAATGCCAGGCAGGAACTTTTAAATTCAAGAATAGAATTGGATAACATTCGGGCAAAATACCAGCAGTCGCTTGCGTCGGCTCAGGGTAGCCGTAGTTCGGCCGTATCTGATAAAGCCAAAATTAGGGAGGAGATCGCTAAATTACGTAACGAGATGACTAATATAGACATCCGGCGCGGACTGTACGTGGTACGTGCGCCTCAAAATGGCTATGTGGTGAAAACATTAAAAGCCGGTATTGGTGAAAATATCAAAGAGGGAGAGTCAATAGCCACCCTCCAGCCTAAATCACCACTTGTGGCCGCCGAAATTTATGTTGATGCGATGGATGTGCCATTGATATTGGATAGCAGCAATGTTCGCTTGCAGTTTGAAGGCTGGCCATCTGTTCAGTTTTCTGGCTGGCCATCTGTTGCTGTAGGCACTTTTGCAGGTAAAGTATCAGTTATAGATAGGGTAAGTACAGGCGATAAATATCGGTTGCTGATACGTCAGGACCATCCGCTACCTCAAAATGACGAACCATGGCCCATCCAGTTACGGCAGGGTTCCGGCGTTTATGGTAGGGTGATATTGCGCTCGGTACCTGTTTGGTATGAGATTTGGCGTAAATTAAATGGATTCCCTCCCAGCCTCGAAAAGGAACCGACCACTTCTTCAGCAAACAAAAAGTAG
- a CDS encoding carbonic anhydrase, with translation MDISQIFKNNESWVQKKLNVEPEYFSNLSKGQTPDILYIGCSDSRVSAEELMGVAPGEVFVLRNIANMVPNTDLSVMSVINYAVQHLKVNHIVVCGHYYCGGVQAAMKSADLGILNPWLRNIRDVYRTHQEELSKIDDEELRYKRLVELNVEEQCINVIKTAEVQKAQIDRNLTVHGWVFDIHTGKLVDLKIDFKQLLDKIMQIYHLD, from the coding sequence ATGGATATTTCTCAAATATTTAAAAACAACGAAAGCTGGGTTCAGAAAAAACTTAACGTTGAACCGGAATACTTCAGTAACCTTTCTAAAGGACAAACACCAGACATTCTTTACATAGGATGTTCGGACAGCCGTGTATCTGCCGAAGAATTGATGGGAGTTGCGCCAGGTGAGGTGTTTGTACTCAGAAACATTGCCAACATGGTTCCAAATACCGATTTAAGCGTGATGTCTGTAATTAACTATGCAGTGCAGCATCTAAAGGTAAATCACATAGTAGTATGTGGCCACTATTATTGCGGAGGTGTGCAGGCAGCAATGAAATCAGCGGATTTAGGGATTTTAAATCCATGGTTAAGAAACATTCGCGATGTTTACCGCACCCATCAGGAAGAGTTAAGCAAAATTGATGATGAAGAACTGCGTTACAAAAGACTAGTTGAACTAAACGTTGAAGAACAGTGCATCAATGTCATCAAAACCGCTGAAGTTCAAAAAGCCCAAATCGATCGTAATCTTACCGTTCACGGTTGGGTGTTTGACATCCATACAGGGAAGTTAGTGGATTTGAAGATTGATTTCAAACAGTTATTGGATAAGATAATGCAGATTTACCATCTCGACTAA
- a CDS encoding ABC transporter: MKKKHQAASLTPWQRLVRILHNERITINYIFIYAILIGLIGLSLPLGITAVFNLLSNGAMYSSTYILIAVILIGIVVGGVLLIGQLTLVEVLEQKIFVKAAIEFAYRLPRIKKEEMEGERPPELVNRFFDIVTIQKGLTKLLVDIVAAGVQIFFSAILLSFYHPVFIGFGLFTVLCIVIIIAIYYRRGVETSIEESEYKYQVVAYLEEVAANLDEYRGQPEKMNEVTHQTDRITAKYIGARNDHFSVLKKLFASAVVMRTILMGALLLLGSFFVVSRQMTFGQFVAAEVIIVQISYAVEKLMTNLNTVFDMVTGSEKLAVVTDLEIEKGELSNG, encoded by the coding sequence ATGAAAAAGAAACACCAAGCCGCATCCCTGACTCCATGGCAACGACTCGTGCGCATTTTACATAATGAGCGTATAACTATCAATTACATTTTTATATACGCTATATTAATAGGATTAATTGGTTTGTCTTTACCTCTGGGTATCACAGCGGTATTTAACCTGTTATCAAACGGGGCAATGTATAGTTCTACCTACATCCTTATAGCTGTGATTCTTATAGGAATTGTTGTAGGTGGTGTTTTGCTTATTGGCCAGCTAACACTAGTTGAGGTGCTGGAACAAAAGATTTTTGTTAAAGCTGCTATCGAATTTGCTTATCGCCTTCCGCGAATAAAAAAGGAAGAGATGGAAGGAGAGCGACCGCCTGAACTCGTCAACCGCTTTTTTGATATTGTAACTATACAAAAGGGTTTAACCAAATTACTGGTAGATATTGTGGCGGCCGGGGTCCAGATCTTTTTTAGCGCTATCCTGCTTTCTTTTTATCACCCGGTATTTATTGGATTTGGGCTCTTTACTGTTCTATGTATTGTGATAATAATCGCCATATATTACAGGCGCGGAGTGGAAACTAGTATAGAGGAATCTGAATATAAATATCAGGTTGTGGCTTACCTGGAAGAGGTTGCCGCTAATTTGGATGAGTATAGAGGTCAACCGGAAAAAATGAATGAGGTTACCCACCAAACGGATAGGATTACTGCTAAATACATTGGGGCCAGAAACGATCACTTCAGTGTTTTAAAAAAGCTGTTTGCCAGTGCGGTAGTTATGCGCACTATACTAATGGGGGCGTTATTGTTACTGGGTTCTTTTTTTGTGGTTAGCCGGCAGATGACATTCGGTCAGTTTGTAGCGGCTGAGGTGATCATTGTGCAAATTAGCTATGCGGTAGAAAAATTAATGACCAACCTGAATACCGTATTCGATATGGTAACGGGCAGCGAAAAGCTTGCTGTGGTTACCGATCTGGAAATAGAGAAAGGAGAGTTAAGCAATGGTTAG
- a CDS encoding glycosyl transferase family 1: MRIAIIGTRGIPNHYGGFEQCAEYLAVGLVKKGYEVVVYNSHTHPYKGNSFQGVEICHQFDPEDKIGTAGQFIYDLNCIRDLRKRNVDVVLQLGYCSSSVWGWLMPQNAVITTNMDGLEWTRTKYSKPVQRFLRQAEKLGVKYSDHLIADSPEIKRYLEIKYGKQANYIPYGAELFEKPCADILADYELNAFNYDMLVARMEPENSIEIILDGVVKAGLNRPFLVIGCANNAFTNYLKNKFKSYNQIMFHKGIYNMDTLNNLRYYANLYFHGHTVGGTNPSLLESMASNSLICSHQNKFNSAVLGTDALYFSTANDVAGHLLTAHKNSGDYDKLLLNNRIKIKEIYSVENIVNAYASHFEAIVCKRMPQKQQRFNLGKTEISLR, from the coding sequence ATGCGAATAGCCATTATCGGAACGAGAGGGATTCCAAACCATTACGGAGGCTTTGAGCAATGTGCCGAATACTTAGCGGTAGGTTTAGTTAAAAAGGGTTACGAGGTGGTAGTGTATAATTCGCATACCCATCCTTACAAGGGAAATAGTTTTCAGGGGGTAGAGATTTGCCATCAATTTGATCCGGAAGATAAAATTGGAACTGCCGGACAGTTCATTTACGATTTAAACTGCATCCGCGATCTTCGGAAAAGGAATGTTGATGTTGTGCTACAACTTGGCTATTGCAGTAGTTCGGTGTGGGGATGGCTTATGCCACAAAATGCAGTGATAACCACTAATATGGATGGCCTTGAATGGACCCGCACTAAATATTCAAAACCGGTACAACGTTTTTTGCGTCAGGCAGAAAAGCTCGGTGTTAAATACAGTGATCATCTGATAGCCGATTCGCCAGAGATAAAGCGATACCTGGAAATTAAATATGGTAAGCAAGCTAATTACATTCCGTACGGTGCTGAATTATTTGAAAAACCTTGCGCAGATATTCTTGCCGACTACGAACTGAATGCATTTAACTACGACATGCTCGTTGCGCGCATGGAACCGGAGAATAGTATCGAAATTATTTTGGATGGTGTAGTGAAGGCCGGGCTGAACCGCCCTTTTTTAGTTATAGGCTGTGCTAACAATGCATTTACCAATTATTTAAAAAACAAATTTAAAAGCTATAACCAGATCATGTTTCACAAAGGCATTTATAACATGGATACGCTTAACAATTTGAGATATTACGCTAACCTATATTTTCATGGGCATACAGTTGGGGGGACTAATCCTTCTTTGCTGGAATCTATGGCAAGCAATAGTTTAATATGCTCCCATCAAAATAAATTCAATTCTGCAGTGCTCGGTACAGATGCGTTATATTTTTCTACAGCTAATGATGTGGCCGGTCACCTGCTCACTGCTCATAAAAACAGCGGCGATTACGACAAACTGCTGCTCAACAATCGTATCAAGATCAAGGAGATTTATAGTGTTGAAAATATTGTAAATGCATACGCCAGTCATTTTGAAGCTATCGTTTGTAAGCGTATGCCACAAAAGCAACAAAGGTTCAATTTAGGAAAAACAGAAATCTCACTCCGTTAA
- a CDS encoding flavin reductase, which produces MVNITGKQIAELEKHYRISLINSLVGYKSLNLLGTISTDGITNLCIISSAFHLGANPPLLGMVIRPEREHNDTLKNIKATGQYTLNNVLPEWYKNAHQTSASYPSGVSEFNACGFKRQYVNGFEAPFVGESTVSIGLELRETIDMEINGTTIVVGEIVQIVAGDSIIGTDGTVDHGKAKTMTVAGLDSYYLPEFVGQLAYAKPGILPHLATDSSLPNI; this is translated from the coding sequence ATGGTAAACATTACTGGTAAACAAATAGCCGAGTTAGAAAAACACTACAGGATAAGCCTGATCAATAGTTTAGTAGGTTATAAATCTTTAAACCTTCTAGGAACCATCAGTACCGATGGTATTACCAATCTATGCATTATTAGCTCCGCTTTTCATTTGGGTGCCAACCCGCCGCTTTTGGGTATGGTAATCAGGCCGGAGCGCGAGCATAATGACACACTAAAGAATATTAAAGCTACCGGACAGTACACATTGAACAATGTGTTACCGGAGTGGTATAAAAACGCGCATCAAACCAGTGCCAGTTATCCATCAGGCGTATCGGAATTTAATGCTTGTGGCTTTAAAAGGCAATATGTTAATGGTTTTGAGGCCCCTTTTGTAGGTGAATCTACCGTGAGCATAGGCCTTGAACTACGTGAAACGATCGATATGGAAATTAATGGGACTACAATTGTCGTCGGTGAGATCGTTCAAATAGTGGCGGGAGATTCAATAATTGGCACAGATGGCACCGTTGATCATGGCAAAGCTAAAACCATGACAGTAGCAGGTTTGGACAGCTATTATCTGCCGGAGTTTGTGGGCCAGTTGGCGTACGCGAAACCGGGAATACTACCTCACTTAGCAACAGATAGTTCTTTACCAAACATTTAG
- a CDS encoding GTP cyclohydrolase: protein MINNDTLNNLTLEQVVTDLEHDHYNAAFDTPLRPDAFDMDDDTKMDLIAKHFSEIMQVLGMDLDDDSLKDTPKRVAKMYVKEIFSGLNPANKPEPTLFKNPFQYKQMLVERNIAVFSNCEHHFVPIVGKAHVAYISNGQVIGLSKLNRIVQYCSQRPQVQERLTMQISNMLKEALGTEDVAVIIDAHHHCVSSRGIRDAGSTTLTAEYSGQFMIAETKNEFLTHIKG from the coding sequence ATGATAAATAACGATACATTAAATAACCTTACCCTGGAACAGGTAGTTACCGATTTAGAACACGATCATTATAATGCTGCATTTGACACCCCTCTTCGGCCTGATGCATTTGACATGGACGACGACACTAAGATGGATCTGATAGCAAAACATTTTAGCGAAATCATGCAGGTTCTGGGCATGGACCTGGATGATGACAGTTTGAAAGACACCCCTAAAAGGGTAGCTAAAATGTATGTAAAGGAGATTTTCAGCGGGCTCAACCCTGCTAATAAACCCGAACCTACACTTTTTAAAAACCCGTTTCAATACAAGCAAATGCTGGTGGAAAGAAACATTGCGGTATTTAGTAATTGCGAACATCACTTTGTACCCATCGTAGGTAAAGCTCATGTAGCATACATCAGTAACGGACAGGTCATTGGCTTATCTAAGCTAAATAGGATTGTTCAGTATTGCTCTCAACGCCCGCAGGTGCAGGAAAGGCTAACGATGCAAATTTCTAATATGCTTAAAGAAGCCCTGGGCACGGAAGATGTTGCTGTAATTATCGATGCGCATCATCATTGTGTATCCAGCAGGGGCATCAGGGATGCCGGCAGCACCACGCTTACTGCCGAATACAGCGGGCAGTTTATGATTGCGGAAACAAAAAATGAGTTTTTAACACACATCAAGGGATGA
- a CDS encoding acetyltransferase: MLRLLKANIGKNAGVYRGFEVRRPSKLIIGNSTVIGHNALLDARMGLTIGDNVNLSNEVMIWTLHHDYNDAGFAAVGSPVVIKDYVWLCSRAIILPGVTIGEGAVVAAGAVVTRDVAAYTVVGGVPAKKIADRNQFLNYNLADAILPVI; the protein is encoded by the coding sequence CTGCTTCGGTTATTAAAAGCCAACATTGGAAAAAACGCCGGGGTGTACCGTGGTTTTGAGGTGCGCCGCCCCTCTAAATTAATCATTGGTAACAGTACTGTGATCGGTCATAATGCCTTGCTGGATGCTCGGATGGGTTTAACCATTGGTGATAATGTAAATCTCAGCAATGAAGTAATGATCTGGACGCTCCACCATGATTACAACGACGCCGGTTTTGCTGCGGTTGGCAGCCCCGTAGTTATAAAAGATTACGTTTGGCTGTGCTCCCGCGCTATTATTTTACCCGGGGTTACGATTGGGGAGGGGGCGGTAGTAGCCGCTGGGGCAGTTGTTACCAGGGATGTAGCGGCCTATACGGTGGTAGGAGGGGTGCCCGCAAAAAAAATAGCCGATCGGAACCAATTTCTTAATTACAATCTGGCGGACGCAATACTTCCAGTTATATAG
- a CDS encoding oxidoreductase — MRFGGRNVLVVGGSSGIGLSLVKLLHQQNACVYVISRSASDEWPSGVNFLQADITGNLDGVELFLPQQLHGLVYSVGSINLKPFNRLSADDFLNDYQLNVLGAARVIQHALKPLKKAETASIVLISSVAARAGMAYHASIAAAKGAVEGIALSLAAELAPQQIRVNVVAPSLTDTPLAQNLLSTTVKREASAKRHPLGKIGQPEDISQMIAFLLSNESGWITGQVIGVDGGLGKLKTS, encoded by the coding sequence ATGAGGTTCGGAGGTCGAAACGTACTGGTAGTCGGCGGCAGTTCCGGCATAGGGCTATCATTAGTAAAATTGCTTCATCAGCAAAATGCCTGTGTTTATGTAATTTCAAGATCAGCGTCAGATGAATGGCCATCCGGGGTGAATTTTCTACAGGCGGATATAACCGGGAATCTTGACGGTGTAGAATTATTTTTACCACAGCAATTGCACGGGCTGGTTTATTCAGTAGGCAGTATCAATTTAAAACCCTTTAACCGACTATCGGCTGACGACTTTTTGAACGATTATCAACTAAACGTATTGGGGGCGGCACGCGTCATCCAACACGCGCTAAAGCCATTGAAAAAAGCGGAAACCGCCTCTATTGTATTGATCAGCTCGGTGGCAGCGAGGGCAGGCATGGCATACCATGCCAGTATTGCTGCAGCGAAAGGTGCCGTTGAAGGCATAGCTCTGTCATTAGCTGCAGAATTGGCCCCCCAGCAAATACGAGTTAATGTAGTGGCCCCATCTTTGACAGATACACCATTGGCCCAAAACTTGCTTAGCACAACTGTAAAACGCGAAGCCTCTGCTAAACGCCATCCTCTGGGGAAGATAGGCCAGCCGGAAGATATTAGCCAAATGATTGCTTTTCTATTATCCAATGAAAGCGGTTGGATAACGGGCCAGGTTATTGGCGTAGATGGTGGCCTGGGCAAATTAAAAACAAGTTAA